One genomic segment of Plasmodium vivax chromosome 9, whole genome shotgun sequence includes these proteins:
- a CDS encoding hypothetical protein (encoded by transcript PVX_090835A) produces MAHSAGSPYSLYSGVDVSKPFSSLNEPHYVSEPYYPPTPIISNMFHGSFPSYYVDDDDDVEDFLRKESKVGQEPKPDENKKEEVDNTNKMLNLFQVVMIIVLLLRLGVSLK; encoded by the coding sequence aTGGCTCATAGCGCAGGGTCCCCGTACTCCCTGTACTCAGGGGTAGACGTTAGCAAGCCATTCAGTTCCCTTAATGAGCCGCATTATGTGTCCGAACCTTACTACCCCCCAACCCCCATAATTAGTAACATGTTTCACGGAAGCTTTCCGAGTTATTACgtcgatgatgatgatgatgtgGAAGATTTTCTTAGGAAAGAATCAAAAGTCGGTCAAGAGCCCAAACcagatgaaaataaaaaggaggaagtaGACAACACGAATAAAATGCTGAATTTATTTCAAGTGGTTATGATCATCGTTCTTTTGTTGCGATTAGGCGTAAGTttgaaatag
- a CDS encoding hypothetical protein (encoded by transcript PVX_090840A), whose translation MHTYKPTPNLLQRNRCPRLKKKHEARKQLLKFLDKVNTKIKEDDNKMEKKLKKLEEKIEKEENEMEEKWKKKKEKTKEKITKTPAKVTLPGIGPYYDKEKSLMDKRMDTLGIQYEKDKYKKKRRWSNMKSHYHSNLKDIQDKQEKRKMKKCQKMYKFEKQWNFGPKTMKGYLKQKQQEYDDAKNYYTNEQLKKEEEEKAKEEAKAKEEAEAEAAKEAEKGKENEECEEEEEEEEEEYEEDEDYEEDSNSNEYEDYEHEDDEDYYFNRYDDGYYEDFDHYYEQDPSCYDYYNNLYYYY comes from the coding sequence ATGCACACATACAAACCTACTCCCAACCTTCTGCAGAGGAATCGCTGCCCGAGGCTGAAGAAAAAGCACGAGGCGAGGAAGCAACTATTAAAATTCCTGGACAAGGTAAACACCAAAATTAAAGAGGACGATAATAAGATGGaaaagaagttaaaaaaactggaggaaaaaatcgaaaaggaagaaaacgaaatggaggaaaaatggaaaaagaaaaaagaaaaaaccaaggaaaaaataaccaaaaCCCCAGCGAAAGTCACTTTGCCTGGTATAGGCCCATACTAcgacaaagaaaaaagccTTATGGATAAACGAATGGACACCTTAGGTATTCAATATGAAAAGGATAAATataagaagaagaggcgATGGAGTAACATGAAATCACATTATCATAGTAATCTCAAGGACATACAAGATAAAcaagaaaagaggaaaatgaaaaagtgccaaaaaatgtataagtTTGAAAAGCAGTGGAATTTTGGACCCAAAACAATGAAGGGGTACTTGAAACAGAAACAGCAAGAATATGATGATGCTAAAAACTATTACACGAATGAACAgttgaaaaaagaagaggaagagaaggcgaaggaagaggcaaaagcgaaggaagaagcagaagcggaAGCGGCTAAAGAGGCTGAAAAGGGCAAAGAAAACGAAGAgtgtgaagaggaagaagaggaagaagaagaagaatacgaagaagatgaagactATGAAGAAGATAGCAATTCTAATGAATATGAAGATTACGAACATGAAGATGATGAGGACTATTATTTTAACCGTTACGACGATGGATATTATGAAGACTTTGATCATTATTACGAGCAGGACCCTTCCTGCTATGACTACTACAACAATCtgtactattattattaa
- a CDS encoding 60S acidic ribosomal protein p1, putative (encoded by transcript PVX_090845A): MAAVPVAELAECEKQELLCTYAALILHEEKMSITSENIVKLIKKSNNTVLPYLPMLFEKALKGKDIEGLLSNLSVGGGAPAAAAQAAADKPSDDKKEAKKEEKVEEEEEEDDLGFSLFG; the protein is encoded by the exons ATGGCAGCAGTTCCAGTGGCAGAATTAGCAGAATGCGAAAAGCAGGAGCTTTTATGTACCTACGCCGCGCTGATACTACATGAAGAGAAGATGAGCATAACGAGTGAAAATATTGTAAAGCTTATCAAAAAATCAAACAACACAGTGTTGCCCTACTTACCAATGCTTTTCGAAAAAGCCTTAAAGGGAAAGGATATTGa GGGCTTACTAAGCAATTTAAGCGTTGGCGGAGGTGCCCCAGCTGCAGCTGCACAAGCCGCGGCGGATAAGCCAAGTGACGATAAGAAGGAAGCTAAGAAGGAAGAGAAAgtagaagaggaggaagaagaagatgactTAGGATTTTCATTATTCGGTTAG
- a CDS encoding hypothetical protein, conserved (encoded by transcript PVX_090850A; Apicoplast targeted protein. Curated by Stuart Ralph, Walter and Eliza Hall Institute of Medical Research, Australia.) encodes MPKAIKRSYVLVLLLLTSNVVNIFHYAECKRFDDAHVTTASFRTEVKPHGSAKLKPQYYNCSFSNVPKRGRSALYGTGHEWNKNKVKRKVYAIHFDSSFAKRSKRSSSKETAGGGQNGANTNRIRNAQNERIAQNGTEEGGHKNREVPKLRRGLTQSGGTPVPQFSKPLFINLSTSKEHTNKRRNFKKKLRKYEELYEKFTPEMEKEEDGEEEITENCQRNISNVTMNDWYLGNDENKYKKTLMYDYLSNMHNTEYQDIGSVNNFIKNNELIERDEWEKKKKPYLTYTYNFMYTHPVDLKRDFYTYKFYIPKLVTYEEDISTESKFVPSNFNSPKCYNNSPINALTTSGFSARNIDTFGKERNKIYSFNTPTDVKRNVFFNDLMLISSSYNQHFFPNLNFLLNLHTLQILIRDKTAIETDYLINKFDQLKEKLILRDGKNSNEEESSPKGNTPPTVDYEKKATNHTSVAIPESELQMKRSSSAQEGTPSLVDPRKSTANQLVKKQNDPMDEEISRSLTHKKNLFDDQIQIFKEKYNQNILEDTEFINLWKYDEKGEIIENSNGIPIPKIYLNIDDPKYCMWKILQNSGKSAFGEVPTPNRKLEAWRQQVNLKKFYKQNFDNSISLRKISKEELANFKMKIDEEAFRSGKSAHQEDPHGKEADVADLEQAEFPLDGKPFANPDKQICSEADASDQSSAEISNPTGDDKKIRDNPPMGINSHKISSPKKLNENVNYANSVKGKNAFYTLVVRDGIVDEHLSDDIAILKKLDNELKQSDAKNVGEQNPLEPPSSVNPEEQTKKSKIFVGSFFNIKDAEVEYLINKELYFIPEHSNWYKKNTQPFVRGQIGKQSRKFDNDYPIYDYRKSDFGMAKFSALNLASIKDCAVIYLDKDIDLSDKLIHVIFIATSKNEDDQASSKEADYSVCESLPGGESVQGTNESTPREQPNKYANDGEETHHASHKDKENTEPIQQSEKKYTQKELTNCMHNPVTTPRLVIYVKGNSKINIHESHISLSQNNGGLVNAFSRITMEEKSTVKHTLSQELGKNVWYFHNVSVKNGFKANYKFADVLLGSLSSRVNLQIEGEKGCKQESYGLSLLEDKQNISQYEMFHHEHPNMETNQLFKFLVSDKGHAVWRSRGRIERDAIKAKLNTLCRSVLLNFGASAVAIPTLEIIPSDIECANHGATISDLEEEPIFSLMTRGITERVARQMMMKAFVNEILEHIPDENLRERVHKKVLQLSLKYRKTIPPDLEGPKK; translated from the coding sequence ATGCCTAAAGCAATCAAAAGGAGCTACGTTCTGGTTCTCCTCCTGCTAACTAGCAATGTCGTGAATATATTCCACTATGCCGAGTGCAAACGTTTTGATGATGCCCACGTAACTACCGCTAGCTTTAGGACGGAGGTAAAGCCACACGGAAGCGCAAAACTAAAGCCCCAATATTACAACTGCAGTTTTAGTAACgtcccaaaaaggggaagaagcgcgcTCTATGGGACAGGCCACGagtggaacaaaaacaaagtgaaaagaaaagtgTATGCCATCCATTTTGATAGCAGTTTTGCgaaaagaagcaaacggaGTTCTTCCAAAGAGACAGCTGGAGGTGGTCAAAATGGAGCGAATACCAATCGCATACGGAACGCACAGAACGAGCGAATCGCGCAAAATGGAACAGAGGAAGGGGGCCATAAAAACAGGGAGGTGCCCAAACTGAGAAGGGGGCTTACACAAAGCGGAGGAACCCCCGTCCCGCAATTCTCCAAACCCCTTTTCATTAACCTATCTACCTCAAAAGAGCACACAAACAAACGTAGGAACTTCAAAAAGAAACTACGAAAGTATGAAGAATTGTATGAAAAATTTACCcccgaaatggaaaaagaagaagatggcGAGGAAGAAATTACAGAAAACTGCCAAAGGAATATCTCAAATGTTACCATGAACGATTGGTACTTAGGGAACGACGAAAACAAGTACAAAAAAACTTTAATGTATGACTATTTATCCAATATGCATAACACGGAATATCAAGACATAGGCagtgtaaataattttattaaaaataatgaactGATCGAAAGGGAcgagtgggaaaaaaaaaaaaaaccctacTTAACATACacgtataattttatgtacacacatCCGGTTGATTTGAAAAGGGacttttatacatataaattttatatccCCAAATTAGTAACCTACGAAGAAGACATTTCAACTGAATCGAAATTTGTGCCATCCAATTTTAACTCCCCAAAGTGTTACAATAACTCTCCTATTAACGCCCTAACCACTAGTGGGTTCAGTGCCCGCAATATCGACACCTTcggaaaggaaagaaacaaaatatattcgtTCAACACACCGACGGATGTTAAAaggaatgtattttttaacgATTTAATGCTCATATCTTCCTCCTATAATCAACacttttttcccaatttgaaCTTTCTCCTAAATTTACACACACTGCAAATACTCATACGGGATAAAACCGCCATAGAAACGGATTACctaattaacaaatttgacCAGCTGAAAGAGAAGCTAATACTAAGAGATGGGAAAAATtcaaatgaggaggaaagcTCGCCCAAAGGGAATACCCCCCCCACAGTTGATTATGAAAAGAAGGCTACTAATCACACTTCTGTGGCAATCCCCGAATCTGAGTTACAAATGAAACGAAGTAGCAGCGCTCAAGAGGGTACCCCCAGTTTGGTGGACCCACGAAAAAGCACCGCCAATCAACTggtgaaaaagcaaaacgacCCAATGGACGAAGAAATTTCGAGAAGTCTAACCCACAAGAAAAACCTTTTTGATGACCAAATTCAAATCttcaaagaaaaatataaccaAAACATTTTAGAAGACACagaatttattaatttgtgGAAGTATGACGAGAAAGGAGAAATTATTGAAAATTCTAACGGCATTCCCATCCCGAAAATTTACCTAAATATTGATGATCCGAAATACTGTATGtggaaaattttacaaaattcgGGAAAAAGCGCTTTCGGTGAAGTTCCAACGCCCAATCGAAAATTGGAAGCCTGGAGGCAACAAGTAAACCTAAAAAAGTTCTACAAACAGAATTTTGATAACAGCATAAGTTTGAGGAAAATCTCGAAAGAAGAACTAGCCAATTTTAAGATGAAAATCGATGAGGAAGCGTTCCGCAGTGGGAAAAGTGCTCACCAGGAGGATCCCCATGGGAAGGAAGCAGATGTAGCGGACCTCGAACAGGCAGAATTTCCCTTAGATGGAAAACCTTTTGCAAATCCggataaacaaatttgcagCGAAGCAGACGCGAGTGACCAAAGCAGTGCTGAGATAAGCAACCCCACCGGTGATGATAAGAAGATAAGAGATAACCCCCCGATGGGGATAAATTCACACAAAATAAGTTCaccgaaaaaattaaacgaaaACGTCAATTATGCCAATTCTGTTAAAGGCAAAAACGCTTTCTACACTTTAGTCGTCCGGGACGGAATAGTGGATGAACACCTGTCCGATGATATAGCCATcttgaaaaaattagacaATGAACTGAAGCAGTCAGATGCGAAGAATGTAGGTGAACAGAACCCGCTGGAACCTCCCAGCAGTGTCAACCCGGAAgaacaaacgaaaaaaagcaaaatatttGTGGGCAGCTTTTTCAACATCAAAGATGCAGAAGTGGAGTATTTAATTAACAAAGAGTTGTATTTCATTCCAGAACATTCCAAttggtacaaaaaaaatacgcaacCTTTTGTGAGAGGCCAAATAGGAAAGCAGTCCAGAAAATTCGACAACGATTATCCCATTTATGATTACAGGAAGAGCGACTTTGGCATGGCCAAATTTTCTGCCCTAAATTTAGCCTCAATAAAAGACTGCGCTGTGATTTACCTAGATAAAGACATCGACCTAAGCGACAAGCTTATTCACGTCATATTCATCGCGACGTCGAAGAATGAGGACGATCAGGCGAGCAGCAAGGAGGCGGACTACTCAGTGTGTGAAAGTTTGCCAGGCGGAGAATCAGTCCAAGGAACGAATGAATCGACCCCAAGAGAGCAACCTAACAAATACGCCAACGATGGGGAAGAGACCCACCACGCATCACACAAAGATAAAGAAAACACAGAGCCAATTCAacaaagcgaaaaaaaatacacacaaaaGGAACTAACCAATTGCATGCACAACCCGGTGACCACCCCCAGACTCGTCATCTACGTCAAAGGgaatagcaaaataaacatCCACGAATCGCACATATCGTTAAGCCAGAATAACGGAGGACTCGTAAACGCATTCTCCAGAATCACCATGGAAGAAAAATCAACCGTCAAGCACACCTTATCTCAAGAATTAGGTAAAAATGTGTGGTACTTTCACAACGTTTCAGTAAAAAATGGATTCAAGGCAAATTACAAATTCGCAGATGTACTCCTGGGTAGCCTCTCCTCCAGAGTAAATTTACAAATTGAAGGTGAAAAGGGATGTAAACAGGAAAGTTATGGATTATCTTTGCTAGAGGATAAGCAAAACATCAGTCAGTATGAAATGTTTCACCATGAACACCCTAATATGGAAACAAATCAgttgttcaaatttttagTATCTGATAAAGGGCATGCCGTTTGGAGGAGCAGAGGCCGAATTGAACGAGATGCAATAAAGGCTAAGTTAAATACGTTATGCAGATCGGTACTACTAAATTTTGGAGCAAGTGCCGTTGCCATACCAACTCTGGAAATTATTCCAAGTGATATTGAATGCGCAAATCATGGAGCAACTATTAGCGATTTAGAGGAagaacccattttttctttaatgaCAAGAGGAATAACTGAAAGAGTCGCCAGACAAATGATGATGAAAGCTTTTGTTAATGAAATTCTTGAGCACATACCCGATGAAAATCTCAGGGAAAGGGTTCACAAAAAGGTTTTGCAGTTGTCCCTGAAGTATAGGAAGACCATTCCGCCAGATTTGGAGGGACCCAAAAAGTGA
- a CDS encoding hypothetical protein, conserved (encoded by transcript PVX_090855A) produces MHGFTPGWSYNASKDTCCSSHGFEGLISKEEMDAISNMSYHQRAAFSTKYGIVWPCKNKCTLGYDLYDCPRGWTNLMNSGVCKAPDDYIPPASCPRITHFDYMSISEKEAFSRKCHVKWLCVENSQRDYSKCPKYFDYATEGNDKGLCIPNEKYKGPCKDAQDILSLSLEQKYNFEETCEAQFRNMRSGDIPQADEDVIDPTTMEKLLNGADTTDKGITLE; encoded by the exons atgcATGGATTTACTCCAGGCTGGTCCTACAATGCGAGCAAAGATACCTGCTGCAGTAGCCACGGATTCGAAGGACTCATTTCGAAGGAGGAAATGGACGCCATAAGCAACATGTCTTACCAC CAAAGAGCGGCCTTTTCCACGAAGTACGGAATCGTCTGGCCATGCAAGAACAAGTGCACCCTTGGGTACGACCTATACGACTGCCCCCGAGGATGGACCAACTTGATGAATTCAGGAGTTTGCAAAGCCCCAGATGATTACATCCCCCCAGCGAGCTGCCCTCGTATAACCCATTTTGACTATATGAGCATCAGTGAAAAGGAGGCCTTTAGCAGGAAGTGCCATGTTAAGTGGCTCTGCGTTGAAAATTCACAGAGAGATTATTCCAAGTGTCCCAAATATTTTGACTACGCAACTGAGGGAAATGATAAAGGGTTATGCATTCCAAATGAGAAATATAAAGGGCCATGTAAAGATGCCCAAGATATACTCTCGTTAAGTCtggagcaaaaatataacttcGAAGAGACTTGCGAAGCTCAGTTTCGTAATATGCGGAGTGGAGATATTCCTCAAGCGGATGAGGATGTTATCGACCCCACTACGATGGAGAAACTGCTCAATGGAGCTGACACCACGGACAAGGGAATCACCCTGGAGTAG
- a CDS encoding hypothetical protein, conserved (encoded by transcript PVX_090860A; Apicoplast targeted protein. Curated by Stuart Ralph, Walter and Eliza Hall Institute of Medical Research, Australia.): MKSVGVVLFVLLIKEIISLKICSRRKYPNVENGVYQLDNRGRPIKIVDVNYHHVWELPKGGSVNSYTVVKKNGKVKKFSEGTNIIYGTTKKVNRGGGSEEEEEEDENKVKKEIAKRKKTNNIKNVSNVAKKEKDVEQKKKEKKKLEVPRAMHITAEDVPEEEEANEEEG, encoded by the coding sequence ATGAAAAGCGTGGGAGTTGTGCTcttcgtcctcctcatcaaaGAAATTATCTCGTTGAAAATATGTTCGAGGAGAAAATACCCTAACGTAGAAAACGGGGTGTACCAGCTGGACAACCGAGGGAGGCCGATCAAAATTGTGGACGTGAATTACCACCATGTGTGGGAActgccaaaggggggaagtgttAATTCTTACACAGTTGTTAAAAAGAATGGAAAGGTTAAAAAGTTTAGCGAAGGAACAAACATCATTTATGGAACTACCAAAAAGGTCAACCGGGGAGGGGGcagtgaagaggaagaggaggaggatgaaaataaagtaaagaaagaaattgcaaagaggaaaaaaacgaacaatataaaaaatgtgtctAATGTAgctaaaaaggagaaagatgtggaacaaaaaaaaaaagaaaaaaaaaaactggaagTACCACGTGCGATGCATATAACAGCAGAAGACGTCCctgaggaagaggaggcgAACGAAGAAGAGGGGTAA
- a CDS encoding actin, putative (encoded by transcript PVX_090865A) — MFQNIQTIILDVNDGEMRAGYSGECSPRYNSNLILGLPVGHGATLKHTIFPLLPEIKRDNVELIYGMKYIYDDNNSSKYEINFDVMEKLLEDISGSKALDDNFQDHPILLTEPNKTDRKYREKFTEMMFETYNVYQLFLSRRSVLSCYGCARTSGLVLDVERNCTNLCGIQEGYIFQKHIEEVPIGGDLIDRIYLAYLENVKNIKIYPYFTIEKGQSAEKETDEIRILKCPLVTKPYYLWGSLHVASHLKENLGNECHPLGDKMKKNENKNESNTSYKLPDGSIIDQTTCESLKLIFPYIFFKKKYNQNSVTKLAGITTLQNMDFNSFYDSLKTLKLPVLYKHNYRINASSSVLERVPDNPADKNSNICNSDQIDTYFEIFDGLQDFIKKGILSFISANMTLDEVLNFLIVTGESTMFHNFIGILKSYLPFIDTIKEKSTQLIYSKGADRKCNCFIGASILSSLGTFPQFCMTKSEYEEYGVKNIVDKKCV; from the coding sequence ATGTTTCAGAACATACAAACCATAATTTTAGATGTGAACGACGGGGAGATGCGGGCAGGGTACTCCGGTGAGTGCTCGCCGAGGTACAATTCTAACCTAATTCTAGGGTTACCGGTAGGCCACGGTGCTACCCTAAAACATACAATTTTCCCTTTACTAccagaaataaaaagagatAATGTGGAGCTGATATACGGCAtgaaatacatatatgacGATAACAATAGCAGCAAGTACGAAATCAATTTTGACGTAATGGAAAAACTGTTGGAAGACATATCAGGGAGTAAAGCGTTGGATGATAACTTTCAAGACCATCCCATTTTGCTAACAGAGCCGAACAAAACAGATAGGAAGTATCGAGAGAAATTCACAGAAATGATGTTCGAAACGTATAATGTATATCAGTTATTCCTCTCCAGAAGAAGCGTTTTGTCCTGCTATGGATGCGCAAGGACATCTGGCCTGGTCCTGGACGTTGAACGAAATTGCACCAATTTGTGTGGAATACAAGAAGGGTATATCTTTCAAAAACATATAGAAGAGGTTCCCATAGGAGGAGATCTAATCGATCGAATTTATCTAGCTTATctagaaaatgtaaaaaatattaaaatatatcccTACTTTACTATTGAGAAAGGTCAAAGTGCTGAAAAAGAGACTGACGAAAttcgaattttaaaatgcccCTTGGTTACAAAACCGTATTATCTTTGGGGATCCCTCCATGTAGCTAGtcatttaaaagaaaacttaGGTAATGAATGCCACCCCCTGGgtgataaaatgaaaaaaaatgaaaacaaaaatgagagTAACACCAGTTATAAATTACCAGACGGTAGTATCATAGATCAAACTACATGCGAATCGTTAAAACTTATCTTCccatacatattttttaaaaaaaaatacaaccaAAATAGCGTAACTAAGTTAGCCGGAATTACAACACTACAAAATATGGACTTTAACTCATTTTATGATTCTCTAAAAACGCTAAAACTTCCTGTTCTATACAAACACAATTACAGAATTAATGCCAGCAGTTCAGTCCTAGAGAGAGTACCAGATAACCCAGCTGATAAAAACTCCAACATATGTAACTCAGATCAAATTGACACCTACTTTGAAATATTCGATGGCCTACaagattttattaaaaaaggaattttatCCTTTATATCTGCGAATATGACCTTAGATGAAGTTCTTAACTTCTTGATAGTGACTGGAGAGTCGACCATGTTTCATAACTTTATTGGGATTTTAAAATCGTACCTACCCTTTATAGACACAATCAAAGAgaagagcacacaacttATCTACAGCAAAGGGGCCGATCGGAAGTGCAACTGCTTTATAGGTGCTTCCATCTTGTCCTCCCTCGGCACCTTTCCGCAGTTCTGCATGACCAAAAGTGAGTACGAGGAGTACGGCGTGAAAAATATTGTCGATAAGAAGTGCGTctga